The nucleotide sequence CTGATTAGTGTGGGTATGTTGATTGATTTTAGCGTATTTTTTCAAAGCTGGGAAACTATTATGGTTGCAGCGGTTATGTTAATAGCTTCAATTGCCGGGAAATACATAGCAGCTGTTTTAACCAAAAAAACATTTAAGCTGAGTAAAGAACAGGGAAAACTTATCTTTGGATTAAGTTCTGCATCGGCAGCAGCAACATTGGCGGCAGTTATGGTTGGTTACAACATTATTATTTCAGAAACAGCAGCTGGCGAACCTGTACGGTTACTAAATGAACATGTTTTAAACGGCAGCATTCTGCTTATTTTGGTTTCTTGTACTATTTCGTCGTTTATTTCATTAGCAAGTGCCGAGAATATTGCCGAAGAAGAAAATGAAGAAACAATTGCCGATGAAAGTTCCGAGAAAGAAAATCTTTTATTGGCAGTTAATTATCCCGAAACTGTTGATACAATGGTAGGTTTGGGAGTAATCATAAAATCAAAGAATAATAAAGAAGGTTTCTTTGCTCTGAATGTAATCAATGAGGAGAAAAAGGAATCATCAGAAAAAAATGCAGAGAAAATATTACACGATGCTGTTACCATTGCAGCAGCTTCCGACGAAGTAATTACACCGCTTACCCGCTACGATAACGACGTGATTAATGGCATTAACAATGTAATTAAAGAAAAACGCATCACCGATTTAATTGTAGGTTTAGAAAACGGAAAAGGTTTTTCATCTACCTTTATGTTTAACCTTTATAACGGTTATCTGCAAAGTAAAAGCTCCAATGTATTTGTATATCATTCTGCACAGCCCATAGCAACCATTAAAAAACAAATTGTAATTATTCCTTCAAAATCGCACTTAGAACCGGGCTTTTTTCATTGTCTGTTACGAGTGTGGAATATTGCACGGAATACTGGAGCCAAGATTGATTTTTACGCAACGGTTTCTACCACAAAAATTTTAAAAAGGATAATGAAACGGGTAGCTATCGAAGCGAATTTTAACGAGATAAATACATGGAAAGAAGTAGAAAATGTTATTGACGAATTAGAAGATAATCAGGGAGTGGTTATTTTTATGGCAAAACGCGGCATGGCATCTTATGTTCCACAAATGAATAAAATTCCGTCTATTCTTAATTCCGACTTTTTAAATAGAAATTATTTGCTTATCTATCCTTATCAAGGAAATTACGAAGAATATCAGGAAAAACGCTCAGTTAGTAATCATGGTGATTTTGTCGAAATCAGTAAAATAGTCCGTAAATTGTTTAAGCAATAATTTTTAAACTGATAATTCGATATCTTTATAAATAAAACAGGCAATGAAAAAAGGAGTTGTTTTTATGGGCATTGTAATGATGCTGATAATGGTTATAATGGTTCCGGTGCTGGCGTATTTGTTTACGCATAAAAGCTGGCTGATAGATTTATCGGGGAAAAATGAACTGGGCGATGCCATTGGCGGAACCACTGCACCCATTATCGGGATCTGTGGTGTGGTTTTTACCTTTATGGCATTTTATATTCAGTACGAATTCAACAAACGCCAGAACGAAAT is from Flavobacterium dauae and encodes:
- a CDS encoding cation:proton antiporter; translation: MLLLSIHNVSLPIADPVLKFLLLLIIILFAPLLLNKIKVPHLLGLIIAGAVIGPNGFNILARDSSIVVTGTTGLLYIMFLAGLEIDMGDFKKNKWKSLTFGIYTFLTPFVLGFIGAHYLLKFNLLTSVLFASLFSSHTLIAYPLVSKIGVAKNLAVNITVGGTMITDILALLVLAACVGMAQGEVGKEFWITLSVSILVFGLIVLIIFPIIARWFFKNVKDKISQYIFVLVMIYLAALLAEVAGVEAIIGAFLAGLALNRLIPHTSSLMNRVEFVGNAIFIPFFLISVGMLIDFSVFFQSWETIMVAAVMLIASIAGKYIAAVLTKKTFKLSKEQGKLIFGLSSASAAATLAAVMVGYNIIISETAAGEPVRLLNEHVLNGSILLILVSCTISSFISLASAENIAEEENEETIADESSEKENLLLAVNYPETVDTMVGLGVIIKSKNNKEGFFALNVINEEKKESSEKNAEKILHDAVTIAAASDEVITPLTRYDNDVINGINNVIKEKRITDLIVGLENGKGFSSTFMFNLYNGYLQSKSSNVFVYHSAQPIATIKKQIVIIPSKSHLEPGFFHCLLRVWNIARNTGAKIDFYATVSTTKILKRIMKRVAIEANFNEINTWKEVENVIDELEDNQGVVIFMAKRGMASYVPQMNKIPSILNSDFLNRNYLLIYPYQGNYEEYQEKRSVSNHGDFVEISKIVRKLFKQ